CTCTCGTGGCGCTCCGCGATCCGTGCCGGGTCGAAGCGCTCGGAAGCCTCGCGGGCGGCGGTGCCGGCGGCCCGCCGCAGGGCGTCGTCACCGATCAGGTCCAGCAGGGCGTCGGCGACCGCGTCCGCGTCGCCGACCGGGACCAGCCGGCCGTCGACCCCGTCCTCGATGATCTCGCCCGGACCGTGCGGGCAGTCGGTGGAGACCACGGGCAGGCCGCAGCGCATCGCTTCCACGATGGTCATCCCGAAAGACTCGATGTTCGAGGTGACCGCAGCGATCGAGCCCTTGACCCACTCCGGTTCGAGGGGATTCGCCGGCCCCATCAGGAAGACGTGGTTGTGCAACCCCCGCTGCTCGATCAGGGAGCGCAGGGCTGCACGTTCGTTGCCGGTGGCGTCGCCGGTCCCGTAGATCCTCAACCGCCAGTCGGGGCGGGCGGCGACGACCTTGGAGAATGCCTTGACCAGCAGGTCGTACCGCTTGACCTTGGTGAGCCGGCCGGCCGCGATCACCCACTTGGCCGCCGGGTCGGCGGGTTCCGCATGCGGTGCCGGCACGCTGTTGGGCACCGACGAGATCCGCACCCCGGGCAGCTTCAGCCGGGTGCGGTAGGCCCGGGCGTCCGCCTCGGTGACAGTGGTGACCGCGTCCAGCAGGGCGTACCGGTGGGCGATCTCGCGGCGCAGCCGGTAGCCGTGGCTCTCCAGCGTCAGGTGCTCCTGGCCGACCCGGACCGGACCGCGGCGGGCCTGGCGGGCGATGTGGACGTTCAGCCCGGGGCGGGTGCCGACGACGACGTCGGCTTCCAGTGACCTCAGATGCGCGGCGATACGGGCGTCCGTGAGCCGGCTGTACTGCTTCCAGCGGCCGTCGCCCCGCGGGAACACCTTCGCGGGGCGGCTGTAGTCGGGATGGCCCGCGTCGTTCCCGGCGCTGCCCTTGCGCAGATCCACGAGGTGGCGCATGACGACCCCGGACGGAGCGCCGAGCATGGGCTCCTCGCGATGCCGGAAGACGGAGACGATCTCGACTTCATGACGCTCCGCCAGGACTTGGGCGAGATTGAACGTCGTACGGATCGTGCCCCCGATGCCGTACGCATTGTGAAGCAGAAAAGAAATATGCATGCGCTGGTGCGCCCCCGTTGTTCCCCCGGTCAATGTCGGTCTGCGAACGACTCTACTGGTCAGCCCGGACCGATCCGCGCGCAAGGGCGCCGGTTGACGCCGCGTCGGCACGCTTTCCCGGCGGCACACCGCGGCCTTGGGTATCGACCTGTCGACTTGGCGATGTGTCGGCACACCTTCACCCGGCGCGTGACTCCTTCCGCCGCTCACCCGTTGTTCCCGTCATGAGTCGGGAGCGCCCCGGCTCCCAATCAGCACCGAGTCCGAGGAGCCACCCGTGCCGCGCATGCTCGACGTCAGCGAGGACGTACGCGCCGAGATCGGCGACGAAGAAGCCGACCGGCTGCTCGCCGGCGAGAACGCCCCGGGCAGCTACGACTGCACCTCATGCCGTACCCCGGGTGATTCCGAGCAGGAACGCACCAGCACCGTGCTGTTCGTCGGCGAGGAGACCGCCGTTCTCGCCTTCGCCCACGCAAGCTGCATCCCGTCCCAGGTCGTCCAGGTCTCGGAGGAACAGCTCAAGGGCGCCGTCCGGTCGATCACCGGTGAGGCCGCAGCGCCGACCGCGTACTCCGCGCACGCCTACCAGGCTCCGCACGCGGAGCCGGTCGGCCAGCCGGCCGCTCCCGAACCCGCTGTGCTCGGTGTCACCAGCGGACTCGTACTGATCGGCGAGGAGCTGCACCCCGCGCTGGTCGTCGAACCGACAGGGCCGATCGCCCGCCCCGGCATGGTGGGCGGCGGTGACGACTTCCTTCCGCTGCTGATCGAGCAGGGTTTCCTGCCGGTGTCCGCGGTCAACGAGGTGCCGCCGACGCTGCACGGCTGGTCGGTACTGCTCGCCATGGGCCAGCTGCACGCCGTGCTCCAGCCGGGGAACCCCGGTGGCGGGCAGATCGCCTGGTGGCAGGCACACCAGGCGCTCCAGGTGACGGACGGCTGGCGGGTCGCCGCCAACAAGTCCCACCGGGTACTGGTGTTCGCCGCTCCGGTCGGCTCCATCGGCCAGCAGCCGCGTGAGGACCTGCTGCGCGACGCCTTGGACAAGGCCGCGGCAAACGGGCGGCTGGTCGCCGCCGCCATGCCGCTGGCGGGCACCTGACCAGGCCGGGGCCGGACCAGGACCCGGGCCGTCCGGAGAAGCTCACCGTGCGTCCCACCTACCCCGGCCGAACTGCGATTACCCCGCAGGGGCCGCATCCGACCGGCACGCAGGTCGTTGGCTCATACGTGCAGACATACGACCCCGCCCGAGAGCCCTATCCGAGCCAGACCCCCGAGGGCACGCCGATCTATGACGCCCTCTACTCCGAGTACCGGCGGTCGTTCCGGGCACTGCCAGGGGACCGCAGCGGCGAGGAGGACTTCGGCTTCAGGGCCTTCGGCACCGGCCAGAGCAGCGGCCACACCGGATTCGGATCCGGATTCAGCGGGGACCTGAGCGTCTGGCAGACGGGAGTCCGACGGCGCACCGGGCAGCATCGCGCGCCCGCAGCACTGCCACCCGCGCCTCGCAGAGGGCTGTGAGGAAGCCGAGTCCACAGCAGGAGCAGTGAAGTGGCCGGGACAGCTCCGCCGTCCCGGCCGCTTCACTGCTCATCGCCCCTCGTACGAGGGGCGATCCACGAGCTGCTACTTCTTCTTGCCGCGCTTCTCCCGCACCCGCACCGAGATATGGATCGGGGTGCCTTCGAAGCCGAACTCCTCCCGCAGCCTGCGCTCCACGAAGCGCCGGTAACCGTGCTCCAGGAAGCCGGACGCGAACAGGACGAAGCGCGGGGGCTTGGTGCCTGCCTGGGTGCCGAACAGGATGCGCGGCTGCTTGCCGCCGCGGATCGGGTGCGGATGGGCCGAGACCAGCTCGCCGAGGAAGGCGTTGAGGCGTCCGGTCGGCACCCGGGTCTCCCAGCCGTCAAGGGCCGTCTCGATCGCCGGGACCAGCTTCTCCATGTGCCTGCCGGTGCGGGCCGACACATTGACCCGAGGAGCCCACGAGACCTGCTGCATCTCGGTCTCGATCTCGCGCTCCAGGTAGTAGCGGCGCTCCTCGTCCAGCGTGTCCCACTTGTTGTACGCGATGACGAGCGCACGGCCCGCCTCGACGGCCATGCTGATGATCCGCTGGTCCTGGACGGAGATGGACTCGCTGGTGTCGATGAGGACCACGGCGACCTCGGCCTTCTCGACGGCGGCGGCGGTGCGCAGCGAGGCGTAGTAGTCGGCGCCCTCCTGGAGGTGGACCCGCTTGCGGATACCCGCGGTGTCCACGAACTTCCAGGTCGTACCGCCGAGCTCGATGAGCTCGTCCACGGGGTCGCGGGTGGTGCCGGCCATCTCGTTGACGACGACGCGCTCTTCGCCCGCGACCTTGTTCAGCAGAGACGACTTGCCGACGTTGGGGCGTCCGATGAGTGCGATCCGACGAGGGCCGCCGACCGCGTTTCCGAAGGTCTGGGCGGGGGCGTCGGGCAGGGCCTTGAGTACCTCGTCCAGAAGGTCCCCGGTGCCGCGGCCGTGCAGCGCGGATACCGGGAACGGCTCGCCGAGCCCGAGTGACCACAGCATGGCGGCGTCGGCTTCGGCGGAGGGGCCGTCGACCTTGTTGGCGGCGAGGACGACGGGTTTACCCGCCCTGCGCAGCAGCTTGACGACGGCCTCGTCGGTGTCGGTGGCGCCGACGGTGGCATCCACGACGAAGACCACGGCATCGGCGGCCTCGATCGCGAACTCGGCCTGGGCTGCCACGGAGGCGTCGATGCCGAGCACATCCTGCTCCCAGCCGCCGGTGTCGACCACCTTGAAGCGCCGACCGGCCCACTCCGCCTCGTAGGTCACCCGGTCGCGGGTCACACCGGGCCGGTCCTCCACGACGGCCTCACGGCGGCCGATGATGCGGTTGACGAGGGTCGACTTGCCGACATTGGGGCGGCCGACGACGGCAAGGACGGGAAGCGGGCCATGGCCGGCCTCATCGATGGCGCCTTCGACGTCCTCGAGGTCGAAGCCTTCCTCCGCGGCGAGCTCCATGAACTCCGCGTACTCGGTGTCGCCGAGTGCCCCGTGGTCGTGCTGGTCGTTCATGAAGTCCGTTCCTTGTTCTTCCGTGGTGATCGGTGGGCTCGCACAGGCCGGTGGGGCCGGGAGCCCACTACTGGAGTCTGACTCAGCGCCCGGTGAGGCGCCTGGCGTTTTCCAGGTGGGCGGTGAGCCGCTTCTGGATGTGCACGGACGCGTCGTCCAGCACCCTGCGGGTGCGTCTGCCCGTGCCGTCGCCCTCGGTGAAGGCCTCTCCGAAGACGATGTCCACGCCGCCACGCAGCGGCGGCAGCGCCGGTATCAGCCGTCCACTCCGCTCGCTGCTGCCCAGCACGGCGACGGGGACGATCGGGGCCCCCGAGCGCACGGCGAAGTAGGCGAGCCCGGAGCGGATGGCGGTGAAGTCCCCCTCGCCCCTGGTGCCCTCCGGGAAGATCCCGAGAACACCGCCGTTGTCCAGCACCGCGAGGGCGGAGGTGATCGCCGCCCGGTCGGCGCTGTTACGGTCCACTTCGAGCTGCCCGATCCCGCGCAGGAACCTGCCCAGCGGCCCGACGAAGGCCTCCCGCTTGATCAGGAAGTGCACCGGTCTGGGAGCGCAGCCCATCAGCATGGGGCCGTCGATGTTGTGCGAGTGGTTGACGGCGAGTATCACCGGGCCGCTGGCCGGGACATGCCAGGCTCCGAGCACACGCGGCTTCCACAGCGAGTACATGAGCCCGATACCGATCCGTCTGCCGACGGCGGCACCTTTCCCCGAGGGGACAGCCGGTACGGTCACCGGGCGGCCCGCTTCTCCTCGACCAGCGTCACGACACACTCGATGACCTGCGAAAGTGTGAGCTCGGTGGTGTCGACCTCGACGGCGTCGCCCGCCTTGGCGAGCGGCGAGGTCTTACGGCTCGAATCGGCGGCGTCGCGCTTGATCAGCGCTTCGCGGGTGGCATCGAGACCGCTGGCCTCCTTGCCCTTCAGCTCTCCGCTGCGGCGGGCGGCGCGGGCCTCGGCGGACGCGGTCAGGAAGATCTTCAGATCGGCGTCGGGCAGGACGGTGGTGCCGATGTCCCGGCCCTCGACGACGATGCCTTTCTCGGCAGCCGCCGCTATGGTCCGCTGGAGGCCGGTCATCCGGGCGCGTACCTCGGGGACCGCGCTGACCGCGCTGACCTTGGAGGTCACCTCCTGGGTGCGGATGGGGCCCGCAGCGTCGGCGCCGTCCACACTGATGGTGGGGGCGAGCGGGTTCGTACCGGACTCGATCACGGGCTTCCCGGCAGCACTCGCGATCGCTGCCGGGTCGTCGGTGTCGATCCCGTTGTTGATCATCCACCAGGTGATCGCCCGGTACTGCGCACCGGTGTCCAGGTAGCTGAGCCCCAGCTCGGCAGCGACCGCCTTCGAGGTGCTCGACTTGCCCGTGCCGGAGGGGCCGTCGATGGCGACGATCACGGATTCCACGGTGTCGGAGACCTTCCTCATACGCGTTTGCGGGCAGGCGGGAATGCCAAGGTGCCCCGCACAAGGTTACCGAGTGCGCGGCGGGGTCCACGCACCCGTGCTTATCAGCTGCCTATCGACCCCTGATTCCGGGGCCGGACGCATACGGCCCGGCCCCGGGAACCACGCTACTGGCGCAGTGCCCAGCCGCGCTCCCGCAGCGAGGCGCTGAGCACCGGCGCGGTGGCGGGCTCCACCATGAGCTGCACCAGGCCGGCCTGCTGGCCCGTGGCGTGCTCGATACGGACATCCTCGATGTTGACACCGGCCCGGCCGGCGTCCGCGAAGATCCTGGCGAGCTCCCCGGGCTGGTCGCTGATGAGCACGGCGACGGTCTCGTACACGGTGGGGGCGGCGCCGTGCTTGCCCGGGACGCGCTCACGCCCCGCGTTGCCGCGGCGCAGCACGTCCTCGACTCCGGTGGCACCGTCCCGCCGCTTGTCCTCGTCGGATGACTGGAGGGCGCGCAGCGAGCGGACCGTCCCGTCGAGGTCGGCCGCGACACCGGCGAGGACGTCGGCGACCGGGCCCGGGTTGGCGGAGAGGATGTCGATCCACATCCGGGGGTCGGAGGCCGCGATACGGGTCACGTCCCTGATGCCCTGGCCGCAGAGCCGGACCGCCGTCTCGTCGGCGTCGGCCAGTCGCGCCGCGACCATGGAGGAGATCAGTTGCGGGGTGTGCGAGACCAGTGCAACCGCCCGGTCATGGGCGTCCGCGTCCATCACCACGGGCACGGCACGGCACAGCGCGACCAGTTCCAGGGCGAGGTTGAGCACCTCGGTGTCGGT
This DNA window, taken from Streptomyces sp. SCSIO 30461, encodes the following:
- a CDS encoding prephenate dehydrogenase, producing the protein MRTALVIGTGLIGTSAALALSARGVSVYLRDHDAAQARTAAALGAGTDEEPEGQVDLAIVAVPPAYVATTLAEAMRAGTARGYLDVASVKGGPRRELEALGTDLSAYIGTHPMSGKERSGPLAGTADLFEGRPWVLTPTRDTDTEVLNLALELVALCRAVPVVMDADAHDRAVALVSHTPQLISSMVAARLADADETAVRLCGQGIRDVTRIAASDPRMWIDILSANPGPVADVLAGVAADLDGTVRSLRALQSSDEDKRRDGATGVEDVLRRGNAGRERVPGKHGAAPTVYETVAVLISDQPGELARIFADAGRAGVNIEDVRIEHATGQQAGLVQLMVEPATAPVLSASLRERGWALRQ
- the cmk gene encoding (d)CMP kinase produces the protein MRKVSDTVESVIVAIDGPSGTGKSSTSKAVAAELGLSYLDTGAQYRAITWWMINNGIDTDDPAAIASAAGKPVIESGTNPLAPTISVDGADAAGPIRTQEVTSKVSAVSAVPEVRARMTGLQRTIAAAAEKGIVVEGRDIGTTVLPDADLKIFLTASAEARAARRSGELKGKEASGLDATREALIKRDAADSSRKTSPLAKAGDAVEVDTTELTLSQVIECVVTLVEEKRAAR
- a CDS encoding glycosyltransferase family 4 protein encodes the protein MHISFLLHNAYGIGGTIRTTFNLAQVLAERHEVEIVSVFRHREEPMLGAPSGVVMRHLVDLRKGSAGNDAGHPDYSRPAKVFPRGDGRWKQYSRLTDARIAAHLRSLEADVVVGTRPGLNVHIARQARRGPVRVGQEHLTLESHGYRLRREIAHRYALLDAVTTVTEADARAYRTRLKLPGVRISSVPNSVPAPHAEPADPAAKWVIAAGRLTKVKRYDLLVKAFSKVVAARPDWRLRIYGTGDATGNERAALRSLIEQRGLHNHVFLMGPANPLEPEWVKGSIAAVTSNIESFGMTIVEAMRCGLPVVSTDCPHGPGEIIEDGVDGRLVPVGDADAVADALLDLIGDDALRRAAGTAAREASERFDPARIAERHERLFTELVTSGGGTRRRSAVRDAVHRSRGAVLDAGYALRYRAADAIRKGRKA
- the der gene encoding ribosome biogenesis GTPase Der: MNDQHDHGALGDTEYAEFMELAAEEGFDLEDVEGAIDEAGHGPLPVLAVVGRPNVGKSTLVNRIIGRREAVVEDRPGVTRDRVTYEAEWAGRRFKVVDTGGWEQDVLGIDASVAAQAEFAIEAADAVVFVVDATVGATDTDEAVVKLLRRAGKPVVLAANKVDGPSAEADAAMLWSLGLGEPFPVSALHGRGTGDLLDEVLKALPDAPAQTFGNAVGGPRRIALIGRPNVGKSSLLNKVAGEERVVVNEMAGTTRDPVDELIELGGTTWKFVDTAGIRKRVHLQEGADYYASLRTAAAVEKAEVAVVLIDTSESISVQDQRIISMAVEAGRALVIAYNKWDTLDEERRYYLEREIETEMQQVSWAPRVNVSARTGRHMEKLVPAIETALDGWETRVPTGRLNAFLGELVSAHPHPIRGGKQPRILFGTQAGTKPPRFVLFASGFLEHGYRRFVERRLREEFGFEGTPIHISVRVREKRGKKK
- a CDS encoding lysophospholipid acyltransferase family protein — its product is MYSLWKPRVLGAWHVPASGPVILAVNHSHNIDGPMLMGCAPRPVHFLIKREAFVGPLGRFLRGIGQLEVDRNSADRAAITSALAVLDNGGVLGIFPEGTRGEGDFTAIRSGLAYFAVRSGAPIVPVAVLGSSERSGRLIPALPPLRGGVDIVFGEAFTEGDGTGRRTRRVLDDASVHIQKRLTAHLENARRLTGR